TGAGAGAAAGCGAAACCGCGCTCAGGGAAAGCGAGCACAAGCTCAGTCTCATCATCAACACGATACCGGCAATGGCTTGGTCCTGCACTCCAGATGGCCGGCTAGAATATTTCAATCGAAACCTGATCGATTATGTCGGCTTGCCCGTCGAGGAAATCGTCGGGTTCGGCTTTTATCGCATGTTTCATCCCGATGACGTCGAGCCGATGCGGGTCGCCTGGGACGATATCGTCGCCACGAAAAAAAGTCGTCCGGTGGACGCGCGCATCAGACGGGCGGATGGCGAATATAGATGGTTCAACCTCCGGCAAAGCCCCCTTCTGGACAGGGATGGGAATGTCGTGCGGTGGTACGGCGTCGTCGTCGATATCGAGGATCGCAAACGGGCCGAAGAGTCCTTGAGACAAAGCCAGAGCAACCTGGCGCATGTGACGCGGATGACAGCCACGGGTGAGCTTGCCGTTTCGATCGCCCATGAGGTCAATCAGCCGCTCATGGCAATCGTCACAAATGCCGGCACGTGCCTGCGCTGGCTGCAACCGGGACACACAGATATCGAGCAGGCCCGGCTCGCGGCCGAGAGGATCGTCAAGGATGGTCATCGCGCCGGCGACATCATCGCGAGCATCCGGGCAATGGCTCAGAAGTCACCAGCCCGGATGGAGCAAACGGATTTGAAGGGCGCTTTGCATCACGTGCTGGATCTTTTGAGAGGGGAACTTCGTCACCGAGATATCGAACTCGATCTCGATCTTCCGCAACGGTCTCTTGAGGTCATTGCTGACCGAACCCAGTTGCAGCAAGTCGTGCTGAATCTGGTCATGAACAGCGCCGAAGCGATGGCCGCGTCTTCAGGAGACAGGCGTATCGGCATCAGATGCGCCGAGGACGAGCACCAATTCGTGAAAGTCAGTGTCTCGGATACGGGGCGCGGCATTTCTTCCGACGCGTTGGATCGGGTTTTCGAAACATTCTACAGCACGAAGGCAGATGGCATCGGAATGGGGCTTTCAATATGCCGTTCCATTGTCGAAGCCCATGGCGGCCGGATCTGGGCTTCGGCGACAGACAGTCAGGTTGGCGCGGTGTTCACGTTTACGCTGCCGATGGCGGAGGTTACAGCCGCAGATGATCGATGATCGCAAAAGAGGCCCGCCGACCGTCATCATCATCGATGACGACGAAAGCGTCCGCGACGCTTTGAAGGGATTGTTCGAATCCGTTGGTCTGGCCACCGCAACCCATGGCTCGGTGTCGGAGTTCCTCGCTGCGGATGATCCGGATCAGGCGGGTTGTATTGTTCTGGATATCCGTCTGCCGGGCCAGAGCGGCCTGGAGTTTCAAGAGGCGCTGGCGAAGAGCAAACATCCAAGGTCGGTGGTTCTGATCAGCGCCCATGTCGACGTCGCGATGGCTGTCCGCGCAATGAAAGCCGGTGCTATCGATGTTCTTACCAAGCCGGTGCGGGAGCAGGATTTGCTCGAAGCGGTGAACCGTGCCCTGGCGAGTGATAATGCTCGACGCGAAGAGGCCGATCAAACGGCTGCATTGCGCCAAAGATATTCCAAACTCACCGTGCGTGAGCGGCAGATCATGGCCTTAGTCATCACCGGGAAGCTGAACAAGCAGATTGCGGCTGAAGTCCAACTGGCGGAAGCCACCGTAAAGCTTCACCGCGGTCACATGATGCGCAAAATGCGCGCATCGTCGGTTGCGGATCTGGTTAGGATCGCGGGCATTCTGGAGCGCTGAATGCGCACATTTCGATATCCCCTTCGACCGGGAGGCGCGCATGAGATCGCGCTCTTTTTATAGGTTCCAGATCGGACATCCATCACCCGTTATTGTACGATACCGGCCTTGCGTAACCCCTCTACGGCGAGCTCGAAATCGGCGGAATTCTTGAAGGGCAAGACTTTGCGGCGGTATTCCAAGGAGAAGTCGGGATTGATGCGCAGCACCTCCTGCCACGTCGCCCGAGCTTCTTCGAGCCGGCCGAGGTGACCGTAGCAGGCGGCGAGAAGCGCGCGCGAGACATCGGTGACGGGATTGCGGCTCACGCGCTGCCGCAACAGTTCGACGGCCTCTTCGTACCGTCGCAGCTGAAACCAGGCCCAGGCCTGAAAGTGCAGAACGATATCGGGGAAGTACGGGTTCAGGACCCTTGCCCGGTCGAAGCAGGCGAGTGCCTCCTCGGATCTGCCTGAATAGAGAAGGGCCTCGCCGAGGCTGACCTGCCCTTCGGCGAAGTTCGGATTAAGGACGATCGCACGCTCGGCCTCGCTGATGGCGCTATCGTGCTGTCGTGAGTAAAGCCTGACGACACTCAGGGCCCAGTGCGCCACGGGATCGCTGTCATCGCGCGCGACCGCCAGCATCGCAGTCTTTTCGGCCTGGTCGATCGAGCGCTGCGGCGAGACGCTCCACCGGTTCAGGTAGTCGAGCCCGTGGGTCAGGGCGAGGAAGGCGTGCGCCGAGGCGAAGTTCGGGTCCAGTTCGACGGCCCGTTGCAACAGGTCGCGGGCGTCGCTGTTCGTCTGCTTCGTCAGCCGGTGCCACAGCTCCCGGCCACGCAGGAAGCAGTCATACGCCTCTGGATGGCCGGTCTGCCCCGGCGCCAGCCTTTTCCGATCGCCCTCCGTCAGGCTGACCGCCAGCGCGTCGACGATCTGCTGCGTGACATCGTCCTGAACCGCGAATATGTCGGTCAGGTCGCGATCGAACCGCTCCGCCCATAGATGCCCGCCGGTGGTCGCGTCGATCAGCTGCGCGGTGATGCGCACCCTGTTCCCCGATTTGCGCACACTGCCCTCAAGCACATGCCGCACGCCGAGCTTGGCGCCCACCTCCTGCACCTGGACATTCCTGCCCTTGAAAGTGAACGAGGAATTGCGGGCGATGACGAAGAGCTGCGACAGCTTCGATAGCGCCGTGATGATGTCTTCCGAGATGCCGTCGGCGAAGTAGTCCTGTTCGGCATCGCCGCTCATATTGACGAAGGGCAGGACGGCGATCGACAGCTTCG
Above is a window of Rhizobium etli CFN 42 DNA encoding:
- a CDS encoding response regulator transcription factor — its product is MIDDRKRGPPTVIIIDDDESVRDALKGLFESVGLATATHGSVSEFLAADDPDQAGCIVLDIRLPGQSGLEFQEALAKSKHPRSVVLISAHVDVAMAVRAMKAGAIDVLTKPVREQDLLEAVNRALASDNARREEADQTAALRQRYSKLTVRERQIMALVITGKLNKQIAAEVQLAEATVKLHRGHMMRKMRASSVADLVRIAGILER
- a CDS encoding adenylate/guanylate cyclase domain-containing protein, which codes for MSEIRKLAAILAADVVGYSRLAGADEERILARLRALRSDLIDPTIAVHHGRVVKRTGDGALVEFRSVVDAVRCAIEVQNGMVERNDGVPQDRRIEFRMGIHLGDVVEESDGDLMGDGVNIASRLEGVAAAGAICLSEDAYRQVKARLDLSVSDLGDTHLKNIAEPIRVYSLQVGSAGTKAAATLDTATGQPPAAGPPKLSIAVLPFVNMSGDAEQDYFADGISEDIITALSKLSQLFVIARNSSFTFKGRNVQVQEVGAKLGVRHVLEGSVRKSGNRVRITAQLIDATTGGHLWAERFDRDLTDIFAVQDDVTQQIVDALAVSLTEGDRKRLAPGQTGHPEAYDCFLRGRELWHRLTKQTNSDARDLLQRAVELDPNFASAHAFLALTHGLDYLNRWSVSPQRSIDQAEKTAMLAVARDDSDPVAHWALSVVRLYSRQHDSAISEAERAIVLNPNFAEGQVSLGEALLYSGRSEEALACFDRARVLNPYFPDIVLHFQAWAWFQLRRYEEAVELLRQRVSRNPVTDVSRALLAACYGHLGRLEEARATWQEVLRINPDFSLEYRRKVLPFKNSADFELAVEGLRKAGIVQ
- a CDS encoding PAS domain-containing sensor histidine kinase, with product MDREPETDPIIDLIPAMVWSATSDGMLDFANQHFLDFIGAPLEQISGERFYGIFHPDDTSRLASEWHEIMASKNAREVEGRLRRADGHYRWCTLRQKPRFDSDGNVVRWYGVVLDIEDRKQAENALKETKTALAASEENLSLIINSLPVLVWSARPDGSADFVNQSWLDYAGRPADQILEWGFLDLYHPDDIPGMVAIWKRDLEHSDHTVLKGRIRGADGNYRWFYFSGRKLIDANGVVRWFGCNIDIEDLQAAENALRESETALRESEHKLSLIINTIPAMAWSCTPDGRLEYFNRNLIDYVGLPVEEIVGFGFYRMFHPDDVEPMRVAWDDIVATKKSRPVDARIRRADGEYRWFNLRQSPLLDRDGNVVRWYGVVVDIEDRKRAEESLRQSQSNLAHVTRMTATGELAVSIAHEVNQPLMAIVTNAGTCLRWLQPGHTDIEQARLAAERIVKDGHRAGDIIASIRAMAQKSPARMEQTDLKGALHHVLDLLRGELRHRDIELDLDLPQRSLEVIADRTQLQQVVLNLVMNSAEAMAASSGDRRIGIRCAEDEHQFVKVSVSDTGRGISSDALDRVFETFYSTKADGIGMGLSICRSIVEAHGGRIWASATDSQVGAVFTFTLPMAEVTAADDR